A genomic window from Acyrthosiphon pisum isolate AL4f unplaced genomic scaffold, pea_aphid_22Mar2018_4r6ur Scaffold_21041;HRSCAF=22866, whole genome shotgun sequence includes:
- the LOC100568763 gene encoding probable phospholipase C20G8.02, mitochondrial, producing the protein MWLAKKVYNIYHPTDPVAYRFEPLVAKDYCRYKPVGIQAHGIKCDYSEVPLELIGNIDTSFEETNGTEAKAPDVKKENETFIRRISTWLNMSSSNDSKANSSNQFEVNTCPLSRNSTPVENLNHRLDYILRDSIGGSASNYLSMLYTHTSYWSNYDVAYFIYTRYPRTR; encoded by the exons ATGTGGTTGgccaaaaaagtatataatatttaccatccTACAGATCCTGTTGCTTACAG GTTTGAACCATTAGTTGCAAAAGATTATTGTCGCTATAAACCTGTTGGTATTCAGGCCCATGGTATCAAATGTGATTACTCTGAAGTTCCTTTAGAACTAATTGGAAACATAGATACTAGCTTTGAAGAGACTAATGGAACTGAAGCTAAAGCCCCAgatgtaaaaaaagaaaatgaaacgTTCATTCGTAGAATAAGTACTTGGCTTAATATGTCAAGCAGCAATGATAGTAAAGCCAATAGTTCAAATCAGTTTGAAGTTAATACCTGTCCACTATCAAGAAATAGTACTCCAGTTGAaa ATTTGAATCACCGGTTAGATTATATATTGAGAGATAGTATCGGAGGATCGGCCAGTAATTATTTGTCAATGTTGTATACACATACGTCATATTGGTCAAACTACGACGTAGCATATTTCATTTACACTAGGTATCCCCGAACTAGATAA